One Manduca sexta isolate Smith_Timp_Sample1 chromosome 26, JHU_Msex_v1.0, whole genome shotgun sequence genomic region harbors:
- the LOC115445659 gene encoding uncharacterized protein LOC115445659 encodes MAKYFVVFAAAYFAVSAAPPAAPRLYQQHAPAQLQQINPLDYYLDNSEVSPYYSQAQQKPAGISNNPNGHSARLETLEPDSEVELIPGAQTPQQPPQQPPVAPNIPGLLPGQRVFIVHMPVPGYRPGTIGGYQPVYIVAAAPQGNTGFPANGYQNAVFLDPSGQVVGQSPLVGYQRAVAGVPQAGNPGLILGAPLALNRPFDLAYQDPAAPYQPGPVLQGADGNRGTVRLSQLVGIQAQPLSPVANARPIVNDSPAASKGQNQASANLKDNAEEQRNARPSASQNRKA; translated from the exons ATGgcgaaatatttt GTCGTATTTGCTGCGGCCTATTTCGCTGTGAGCGCTGCTCCGCCCGCTGCACCGCGTCTTTACCAGCAGCATGCGCCTGCGCAACTCCAACAAATTAATCC tCTGGATTATTATTTGGACAATTCCGAAGTATCGCCTTATTACAGTCAAGCGCAACAAAAAccag CCGGCATTAGCAACAATCCGAATGGCCATTCCGCGCGACTCGAGACTTTAGAGCCTGACAGCGAAGTAGAGCTAATTCCTGGCGCGCAAACACCGCAGCAACCTCCTCAACAG CCACCAGTAGCTCCAAACATTCCCGGACTGTTGCCTGGTCAAAGAGTGTTCATCGTCCACATGCCTGTCCCAGGATACAG GCCCGGCACAATTGGAGGATATCAGCCCGTATACATCGTCGCCGCTGCGCCACAAGGAAACACTGGATTCCCTGCtaatg GGTACCAAAATGCGGTATTCCTAGACCCGTCCGGACAAGTGGTAGGTCAGTCTCCACTGGTGGGCTACCAACGTGCTGTTGCAGGAGTACCACAAGCTGGTAATCCTGGACTGATTCTTGGAGCTCCGTTGGCTTTAAACCGACCCTTCGACCTCGCGTACCAAGACCCTGCTGCTCCTTAcca GCCTGGTCCAGTTCTCCAAGGAGCTGATGGTAACCGTGGCACGGTCCGTCTTTCGCAATTAGTGGGTATTCAAGCACAGCCTCTGAGCCCTGTAGCGAATGCAAGACCAATTGTCAACG ATTCTCCAGCAGCATCCAAAGGACAGAACCAGGCCAGCGCTAATCTGAAGGACAACGCCGAAGAACAACGAAATGCCAGACCATCTGCATCACAGAACAGAAAAGCATAa